A single window of Synechococcus sp. C9 DNA harbors:
- a CDS encoding alpha/beta hydrolase, producing MMRSKSWVWGWGFLALSLGMAQPAQAARSVNFWFNILEVVNISVPDLRRFVDKNEVSPRLQRTLRLLPEKDRQGFEQVLRFKLPLDTRRVVRLVDSPAVEAALGQIPPLFLPNQAPSVLPGMKGAVILASIPRDKGGFRDKDGFGLVNILEAYPAAEMNMDVPAMLRLGQQGFDIQKILGGGLGR from the coding sequence ATGATGCGGAGCAAATCATGGGTGTGGGGATGGGGGTTCCTGGCGTTGAGCTTAGGCATGGCACAACCAGCCCAGGCGGCACGTTCGGTCAATTTTTGGTTCAATATCCTGGAAGTGGTGAACATTTCCGTGCCGGATTTGCGGCGGTTTGTGGATAAAAATGAGGTTTCACCCCGTTTACAAAGAACCCTGCGCCTTTTACCGGAAAAAGACCGGCAGGGGTTTGAGCAGGTTTTACGGTTCAAACTGCCTTTGGATACCCGCCGAGTGGTGCGGTTGGTGGATTCCCCGGCGGTGGAAGCGGCGTTGGGACAGATTCCCCCCTTATTTTTGCCGAACCAAGCGCCTTCGGTACTGCCAGGGATGAAAGGGGCGGTAATTCTCGCCTCCATTCCCCGGGACAAAGGGGGCTTTCGGGACAAGGATGGGTTTGGGTTGGTGAATATCCTGGAAGCCTACCCAGCGGCGGAGATGAATATGGATGTACCGGCGATGTTGCGGTTGGGACAACAGGGCTTTGACATCCAAAAAATCCTCGGGGGCGGTCTGGGTCGCTAG